DNA from Solenopsis invicta isolate M01_SB chromosome 4, UNIL_Sinv_3.0, whole genome shotgun sequence:
ATTGTTTCTTAACGAGGTTGAAATACACTTGGATACCGAAAGGAGTGACAATATCGAAGAAATCAGTGTCAGTACTGATTATGAATCTACTGTCACACTGCCAGTAGAGTCAGAAGCCGATAAGAACTTtctgaaaaatcaattaatgaTTTTAGAAGCTGAAAAGTTACAAGAGTCTGGGGAAATGCAACAAGGTAAGTAAAATGGAATTATTGAAGCTATAATGTttcaagatttaaattaaattttgcttttacAATAACAACTTAGGGAACAGGATTCTTTGGAAGGTCAAAAAAAgtctatttttatgaatattttttacaaaaactatatgagcaattaatttgaaattttgcacatgtatattttgttgttaatcaagaatttttacaagtaaaattaatgaaaaattgtaacatgGTTAAAATAACATGATTAAAATAACATGTTTCGTGCAAAGTATCCATGCGTGCATCATCTTATGGTGACCATAAAATCTCGACACTCAGTTATCTGAGACAACAAATCGAAACAGATTCTTAATCTACAGATGTTTAGTTATCGTCGGaaccaaaattattaaaatcgaactattttttaaataattattatgtatataaaaataaattttaaagaattactaaaaatttcgaaaatttaacgtaaaaagaaaatgaacacaataatagaatttaattttgctgGTTCCAGCGAGAAGTGTTACGAATATATAGATAAAAGGCGAATTCAATCGGTACATTAGTTTGTTTGAAATCGTGGTCACAGtttgaaaaacataattttgagaaaaatgcatGTAAATTTTAAGTACAATTTACTTGTATATTTTTAGTACTTATGTAAGTGTCATTCTAATCAGTAATTCCAGGTTCATATAATAAATCTTCTAATTTCTGGGTAaaagcattattaattaaacactTTGAAATAAAGTGTACTtattataatggaaaataataaaataaaatcaaaaagaaatactacatgtaaaaatttttaccattttgaatgaaatgttataacttctacaattttttaaattttttgataaaaatttaagggtTGATTCTTAAAAGTATGTACTttcataaaatgcaattaaaaaaaaaatcgatttttttaccTTTCAAAGAGTCCTGCCCCCTTAAAGCTTTTGAGTATATCGTAATACTGATTCTTGTATTTAGATTCAGAACAAGATAACTCGCAAGAAATCACACAAGAAAGTATTGAGGAAGAATTGCAACAAGAATTATCCAGTGCAGAAGATAATGATATATCAGATGCTATCGATGAATCAAGGAATGAAGAACCTTCCAGCGACGAGAATATTATTCGAAGTTGTACAGATGCAATTCCAACAGAGGAACATGATTATATTATGCAGCAACAGTGTATATTGCCTGAACGATTCTCTTTGCAAGAAGATATACAAGAGACTGTATCAGAACTTGAACAAGACACAGTAGAACACCAAGAGACTCTATCCGAACAAAATCAAGAGATTTTAGCTGAACAGAATCAAGAAATTCAAACTCAACAAATTTACGAGCTTCAGGCTGAGCAAAATGAAGAAATTCAAGCAGAACTGAAAGAAGAAGCTCAGATCGAACAGGAGAGTAAAGCTGaacaaaatcaaaataagaAATTACCTGAGGAAGAAGCTAAAAATGAGCCAGTAGAACAGGAATCATTTCAAAATGAAACTAGAAGAAGTAAACGTAGATTGGCTCGTCGGACATTTACCGAGCGAGATTCCGACGAGGAGAATTACTTCGAAAATCTGAATCTCAGTTCACGATTGAAAAAAGCACAGGCAGATAAGACGGAGAAGATCTTTTTCATGTGTTACTTGTGCGATAAGCAGTTCCTTTCAAAGAGCGTTCTGAAAGAACATATGCACTCTCATGAAGAAGTGAGAAAAACGCTGTCGCTGAAGAAAACGCCGGAGAAACCGCAGAAAGTGCAGACCAGCGTTTCCGTCGTGAAAACGCCGCCATCCGGAAAAAAAGCCAACAAGTGCCCTTATTGTGGTaaagaatatttgtatataatttcgtTTACTAAACACATTAAACAACACGAGCGAGAACGGGAGGAAGCGAAGGAAGAGTCGATGCCGCTTGAGATCTCCTTCCACGAGGACGAGGACAGTCTAGACTTGGATAACGGCAATAAATCGGATAGCGAATGCAAGAAGCGAAAGAGAGGAAATACAGCCGACGACACCGCGAGCGACAATGATCATGATAAAAGAAGAAAGCGTAGTCATGTTGAGGAGTTTGCATGTGACAAATGTTCAgaaaaattcgatacaaaaCGAGGTTTGCAAAAGCATTCACTTAcgcatattaatttaaaatgcagCGTGTGCAACGAGGAGTACGATACTTTGGAACAACTAAGAAACCATCGAACGAAACATGTAGTTGAGGGCGTGCTCACCGAACAGGATTTGGAAGAGGATATAAAACAGATTGTAGTTAAAACCACTGAGAACAATGATGAAGACAACAAGAACATTGAAGATGAGGAAAACATTGGCGAATCCGTTGAAAATACGAAGGAAATAAAGTGTCCAACATGCTCAGTGACGTTCTCGCGCAAGAAAACGCTGACCAGACACATTGAGACGGCGCATTTTAATACTCGCTCTTACGAATGCAAGATATGCTGTCAACAATTTGCGCGGAAGGATCTCCTGCGTAGGCATTCTGAACAACATGCTCGAATGAAGACTTATAAATGTACCCAATGCAATAAAACCTTCGGCAACGAGCTTACGCTGAGAAATCACCTGGTTGCCACGAATCATAAGACATTTATACATGGGAAAGAATACGATCCAAACAAGCGTATAAAGCGTGTCGCGGCGAGAGCAGCGCAGAAAATCATTGACAAGATTAAGACGGAGGATGGTCTCGAGGATTACGACGATGATAACGATGATAATACCGATTATGACGCCAAGTTGGATGGGCATTATCGTCGTAAACGTGACGCTACACCAAAGAAGTACAGTTGTAAGAAAGAGTTTGAGTGCGCGTCTTGTAACAAGAGGTATAGCTCGAAGCAAGCGTTGTCAAAGCATATGGAACAGCATGTAAAGGATGAAAAAGCGGAGAAGGTAGCGGAGAAGGCAATGGAAAAGGCAGCGGAGAAGGCaacagaaaaattgaaaaagaccACTTTGGAGAAGAAAGAGACGCAGAAGATGAGCAACGTgggcgataacgatgatgatgataacGACTCCGACTTTGAAAGCGGTCTCGACTGGCCGATGGACAGCCATGAGTGCACCACGTGCAAGAAACGGTACAGTACGAAAAAATCGCTACTGCGCCATCAGCTGTTGCACGAGGAGCCAAATTTTGAGTGCGATATCTGCAATATCAAGTTCTATCGCAAAGACAAACTGAAGGCGCATTATGACAAGTGTTCGGAGAAGAATCCCGATCAGGTGAGAAAATGCAACATCTGCGGTGATAGTTTCGAGAACAATGAGATTTTGCGCGAACACAGGGCCAAACACGTCACCGAAGGTATCTTAACAGAGGAAGATCTGAGGGACATCGAGCCGAAATCCGAAGAAAAGAAACCGGGTGAGAAAATCGGCCGAAAGAGAAGAACCGATATAGTGGGGCTCGAATGTACCGAATGCAACAAACAATATACCTCTAGAAAGGGCCTACTGCGGCATATTCAAGTACACGAGGGCAAAAAGTACCTGTGTGACATATGTCCAAAGAAATTCTATCGGCGAGAGCATCTGAAGATCCATGTGGCCAAGCACAATATGATCAAGCCATATAAGTGCACTCGCTGCAGCAAGCGCTTCATCAAGGAAGAACAGCTCAACAATCACCTGCCTAAGCATGATCGCACTTTCAAGAAGAGCAAGGAGACCGACAGCTCGAAGAGATTCCTTTGTGAGATCTGCAGCAAGAGTTTCACGCAATCGACAACGCTGATAGCACATTTGCGCGCCCATAACGGTATCAAACCATTTGTATGCGAAGTATGCTCCAGGCCATTCACCACTAATGCTTACTTGAAGATGCATATGCGTACGCATACGCAAGAACGTCCATACATATGTCAGTACTGTTCGCGGGCATTCGCGCGTGCTGATACTTTGGCAAATCATTTAACGTCGCATACTGGCGAAGCCAAGTATCATTGCAAATGCTGTCCAAAGAATTTCCGGCGATTGAAATCACTGAAAGAGCATATGTTTATTCATACTGGTCAACGACCTTACGAGTGTCCAACTTGTGACAGAAAGTTTAACAATAATGGCAGTCGCTACGCGCATAGCAAGCGCTGCAAGCAGAATCTTTTGCAGAATCAGAACCGGGCACAGCAGATGATCCAACAGacacagcagcagcagcaacatcaacagcaacagcagcagcaacaacaacaacagcagcagcagcagcaacagcagcccCAAGTACAGATACATGTACAGCAGCAGTCACAGCCGCATCCGATCAGGTTACATCAAACTGCGATCGGTCAGGCACAGGTAGTCAAGGCGCAGAATATCAAGACGATTGCTATAGCGAGACAACCTGATCCTACCACAGTGGGTACAACGCAACAAGTAATGCAGCATCAGGAAATACTAATGCCTCTAATTCTACCACTTACCGTCACTCTCACCGATGTAGGTGAGGAGGTAATTTTACCCGAGGGTACAAAGATATTCACCACCTCCTAATTGAGCTGTTTATTTTGTGCTCGATTACAATATAGAAAGAAAAGACATGTTGTTCACGAGAATGAAAACTCATTTCGACGATATGAATGAGCGAAATTTGTTCTCCTGACATCCTATGACTATTGTTTTCATTCCCATATTCCGATACGTACGGAAAATCCGGAAATGATACTTTACGAGGAGATAACTCACGTTATTAAAGGATTTTCGTATATTGGATAAGAAAGGGTACGATGCTCCACTAGATGTACGATAAATGTACGGATTTAACAGAGAGAATATCATTTTGATTATGTACGAAACATTATATTgaagtttatttttgcaatgGTGAAGGCATTAATAAGCGATACAtctaatgtataatttatctaGAAGTTTTAGATACATGTATCTTTCCATAATAACATGTATTACCAAGAATGAATAGTGTAAACGTCTTTGACAAATCATGGGAAAACAGAAAGAGACAAATGTCTTTATCATGAATGTGTGTTGTACATGTAATATAGACTTTCTTTAAGAGACATGATACGAATAAGGTagtagtttttaaatacttaaactacATTAAAgcttaatgtattaaatataatactagATTTACTTTCATTTAGTTTGTTCTTCCAGAGAtcttttttcgttttctttaaTCGAATACTTCCATTTTCAATCTACAATATTGTcattttaattcacaaagtTGCAATAAAGATTTGTTGTaacatataattgtataattatacgcaattatatacaattatgataaaatgaccattataattgatacaattacatgctaataataattattatgttcaGAAATTACATTAATCTTAAATGCGTAATGAATCTAGCATTATACTAGAAATCTTAAGTTTTCCTTAAAACtgaatttgattatatttatctatttttgtttaattaatactatGTATATTATTACTATGTTACTATTGATTTTTGTAGAAAGATCTAAACAATGTTGTGCATGGAAATTTTAACTCggatattttctttaaacacTGATAGTTCATACAAAAATGTCTAAAATTccatattgcaataaatttactatttttttttctattaaaacatgTAGTAGCAAAATGACGAAGACTctaagaattataaattttataatagataagTTTCATGCAATGTGCTTTTATGGGCTACATGCTcttacacataaatattaattcgtGTCTGCATAACAATTGTAAAATTAGTACGAAACTATTacacatgtataaatatatcataaacgTTGTTATATGTATGTGAGACATGATTCTTTATTCTTATTACTTAGTTTTTGTTGTAATGAATAAAGTATTTGTTCTAATCTTATGTTGTGGTTTATGGTATCGGAATTACTAAACTTATTGTATCGATATgcttttattgtacatattggTTTGAGCTGAAAGAAttctttgtaattttacaaTGCATCCAaagaataatacaataaattatagaatGTCTTTTAAGTACGACTTAATTTATCACATCGAATATGTTTCAATAATGTAGCAATGAGAAAGAGAAATTCAatgaatacaatattttttttatatatatatatgtttcttgTCAGATATATAACAAGGGTCGAAATGGAAATCTCTGTGCATGGATAAATTGATCTTGTAATAATTGTAACTaacgaaatatttcaaatgcagtatacgtatttatatagaatttataattctaCATAGCTATATACATTCTTCAGTTTGAAAAAATggaacattatatatatatatatatatatatatatatatatatacacatacacacacacacaaatacacacacacacacacacatatacacacacacacatatacacacacacacacataaatatatacatacaaattttcttttgaGCTGTTATCCATGTTTAATTGACGagacaatcttgaaaaaattttagtaagaTACACAGGTTGATTTTTGTTAAGTGAAAAATCACActgataaaacttttataaatcataattcatattatttttcaatatagcCGTCACGAGAAATAGTATTCAAGTATTCAGTGTAACCAACCTTCCTAgattaaacattttagttttattcagtcgcatttattaaatcaacactacaaataatacaaaatgtagaaaaaaagttaattacagtcTTGTGAATTCAAATTTGAATCCATTGTATAATGCTTATAATCtttgttttttcattttcattaggCAGCACCTAAGAAAATCAGTTTTGTTTCAACCGTCTATCACCCACAATATATTGATTCCAGATGATCCTGCATTAACTCGTCCTAACATGCCATGATCTCGAGTCTTAACTATGTACAAGAAGAGCAAAAGCGTATGGAACAAATTGTTACGTCCCTAGAAATGTAAATACCATTGTAAAGCGATAAACATAcgcgatataaatatatatacccaATGAGATTTCAATTACCCGTTGCACTTCCTCGTAATCGCTCGGCAAAGAATCGCCAGACAAAGCTAGACTGTAGTGTGGTGGATTTATGGATTGACAAACTATTATCGGGCCTTTGTTTCGCGGCAATTCCATGCCAGATCTCGCCATATATCTCGATGTAAACGGTCTGGCGTCCGGTTGATCCAA
Protein-coding regions in this window:
- the LOC105200348 gene encoding zinc finger protein 91 translates to MDAVEINTSDPPQGEDAVTSTMKICRVCLLDNLMMRDLFVGNEVASLSAKAMSFANVKMLPGDGLPAQVCCMCADKLESAYEFKLQVEQADNVLREKFVGGIIKEELFLNEVEIHLDTERSDNIEEISVSTDYESTVTLPVESEADKNFLKNQLMILEAEKLQESGEMQQDSEQDNSQEITQESIEEELQQELSSAEDNDISDAIDESRNEEPSSDENIIRSCTDAIPTEEHDYIMQQQCILPERFSLQEDIQETVSELEQDTVEHQETLSEQNQEILAEQNQEIQTQQIYELQAEQNEEIQAELKEEAQIEQESKAEQNQNKKLPEEEAKNEPVEQESFQNETRRSKRRLARRTFTERDSDEENYFENLNLSSRLKKAQADKTEKIFFMCYLCDKQFLSKSVLKEHMHSHEEVRKTLSLKKTPEKPQKVQTSVSVVKTPPSGKKANKCPYCGKEYLYIISFTKHIKQHEREREEAKEESMPLEISFHEDEDSLDLDNGNKSDSECKKRKRGNTADDTASDNDHDKRRKRSHVEEFACDKCSEKFDTKRGLQKHSLTHINLKCSVCNEEYDTLEQLRNHRTKHVVEGVLTEQDLEEDIKQIVVKTTENNDEDNKNIEDEENIGESVENTKEIKCPTCSVTFSRKKTLTRHIETAHFNTRSYECKICCQQFARKDLLRRHSEQHARMKTYKCTQCNKTFGNELTLRNHLVATNHKTFIHGKEYDPNKRIKRVAARAAQKIIDKIKTEDGLEDYDDDNDDNTDYDAKLDGHYRRKRDATPKKYSCKKEFECASCNKRYSSKQALSKHMEQHVKDEKAEKVAEKAMEKAAEKATEKLKKTTLEKKETQKMSNVGDNDDDDNDSDFESGLDWPMDSHECTTCKKRYSTKKSLLRHQLLHEEPNFECDICNIKFYRKDKLKAHYDKCSEKNPDQVRKCNICGDSFENNEILREHRAKHVTEGILTEEDLRDIEPKSEEKKPGEKIGRKRRTDIVGLECTECNKQYTSRKGLLRHIQVHEGKKYLCDICPKKFYRREHLKIHVAKHNMIKPYKCTRCSKRFIKEEQLNNHLPKHDRTFKKSKETDSSKRFLCEICSKSFTQSTTLIAHLRAHNGIKPFVCEVCSRPFTTNAYLKMHMRTHTQERPYICQYCSRAFARADTLANHLTSHTGEAKYHCKCCPKNFRRLKSLKEHMFIHTGQRPYECPTCDRKFNNNGSRYAHSKRCKQNLLQNQNRAQQMIQQTQQQQQHQQQQQQQQQQQQQQQQQQPQVQIHVQQQSQPHPIRLHQTAIGQAQVVKAQNIKTIAIARQPDPTTVGTTQQVMQHQEILMPLILPLTVTLTDVGEEVILPEGTKIFTTS